Within the Tachysurus fulvidraco isolate hzauxx_2018 chromosome 3, HZAU_PFXX_2.0, whole genome shotgun sequence genome, the region tttgctaggcaaaggcatatcaaaagtgtgaaatatttcaagtttctttatttgtcatttcgcTACATGTTGAAACATGCAGTGGAACgagatgtcgtgtctcacaggtCAAATGGTGCAAcatccatacagacattaaacaattaaacaagacatttataatttaaatacacaaaagaatatACACTCAAGCAGTAAATATAGGTATGAAGACTACAATGCTTCCTTGATATTGTACACATGAAACAGGAGGCATTCAAGGTCAGCAGCTGGTAGCAGACTAGTGAAAGATGTGGTGTGCAACATgagcatgtaaacatttaaacatttttgatgtGCCGGTGTCAGTGTGCTAATGCTGAGGAGAGTGTGACTGGTGGCCATCAGGTGGGTCACGTCACAGGAGGTCTGTGTATATTCAGGGGGTGGCAGTGGAGGTTTGAGTTCAGGGCTCTCACAGcttgggggaagaaactgttccgcAGTCTAGTGGAGCGGGCTCTGatactcctgtaccttcttcctGATGGTAGAAGCTGAAAGATGTTGTAGGAGGGATGGGTGGGATCCCCGCCATGCTTTTGGCCCTGCTGAGGCATCGCTTCATGAAGATGTCCTCGATCGAGTGGAGAGGGGCGCCGATGATCTTTGCAGCTGCATTCACTATCCTCTGAAGGGTCTTGCGATCAGCTGCACTGCAGTTCCCGTGCCATACAGTGATGCAGTTCATCAACACGCTCTCAATTGGTCCTCTGTAGAAGGTGGTGAGGATGGGTGGAGGGAGACATGCTCTCTTCAGGCAGCGGAGAAAGTGCAGCCGCTGATGTGCCTTCTTGGAGAGTGACCGTGTGTtggtggaccaggtgagattcTCTGTGATATGCAATCCCAGGTATTTTGTACTGCCAACCCACTAAACTGTTGTTGGTCAGTGGACGGTGCTCAATGgagtttctcctgaagtccatcACAACCTCCTTTGTCTTTTCAGCATTAAGGGACAGGTTATTTATTTCACACCATTTACCCAGCTGAACCACTTCCTCTCTGTAGTGAGTTTCATCGTTGTTGCTGATGAGACCGATCACAGTTGTGTCATCGGCAAACTTGACGATGCGATTGGAGCTGAACTTTGCAGTGCAGTCATGTGTCAGCAGTGTGAAGAGCAGTGGGCTgagtgcatttttgtgtctgtatgtattttcattgtgctgaaaaagGGCAAAAgagtgacctattgccccactaaatgtggcagagtcaaattgactcgggaggacttgaggaggaaagtatttattttacaaacacatagttcaaccaaaatagacaaaattaattttacttgcaaagttcataatttggaacaatcctggtaaatttcaggcaaatatgtggaagaaaaccctagttatgacacattaaactttccagatgagtcaaatataccccaggtctgcacaagggatATAGTCATTAGTAATGATATTCTTTTTaggtatttattttctttacaagcAAAATGCCCAACACGTCAGGGGGCGCTATAGTCGTTCAATTTAACAATACGCCTGGACCGAAGAAAAAGGAATAGTAGGCGAGTCTACCCATAGTGCCATGCAGCTTTAGGAATGAATGATGGCAAAAAACATACCAGCAGAAATTCCTAATTTTGATTGTCCCTCGTGGTAAGGagtatttgtttttcatatGGTACCCTGAGAGTAtcgatatttatttactttagttttgaaaaacaaaaagaagtttTGCATGTTAGCTTCCGCAGCAGACTGCATATAATAGCTAGCATAATGCTAGTAAAGGTTAGCCTAGCTAGCTAGAGAGATGTTTAAATCTGTAGGTAAATTTAACAGCATTCGTTGAAAGAAGCCTCGGGACAAATGGTTATGCATGTTTAATAACAATGCATATGAGATTTACAAACATAATTAAGTTTAATTAGCAGTAGATTCAGCGGTATCGCTAGATAACTGCTTATTTTGCTCTCTCTTCGACTCCCAATCGTTTAGATGgttgttaatttaaaaatagcATAAAACTGGATCAGAAAAACAaacgattgtttttttttattgatgtatATCACTATTGGCTGTAACGTTGTATATATACTATtacaacaacacagacaaacaacaatgtttatgtgtataGGGCAGGTAAACCACCTCCAGGGCTGCATTTGGACGTGGTTAAAGGAGACAAACTGATAGAGGTGGGCAAACCTATTCATCTTAATGGTTATTTCATTTGTTCCTACATTAACTTTTATGAAAGTGTTCACTGTATCATGAGACATTTGTGTATTTTGCGTTACTTTATAAGataaaactaatatatatatatatatatatatatatatatatatatatatatatatatataaaatatgcacTAGATACTAACCTGACTGTCTGCTGCCCAGTTGCTTTTCTACTGGTGCACTTCAGTGGCTTTTGGGTTCAGAATGGTGCTATAAAAAAATGAGCCCTGAGATTTAAGCACTGAGAGCAAAGTCACAACCTCAACTGTTATTACTcagggacacacacatgcaaatttcttttatttatttattttaatcgaTTTAAATCCTTGCCCTTcaaaatagtatttatttaagttCTGAAACCCACAGCTCTATCATCTTATTTATTGTTGAGTGTTTATAGTTATTAGCCCATGTGAATTATATTGAACGTGTTTAATTCAAACCTCAAACAGTTGAAGTATTACAAATAATGTCAAGTTGAATGCTGGAAAATTCAGGAGTAAAAGATTtttgactcctaaatatttttgtACACTTGAAATTTGCATATTTGGAATTATATTAAAAGGAGTCTGTGAGATTTGCTTAACACTAATTTAAAAGGTTGGTAATATCAGGTTTAATATCATTGTCATGTTTAGGGATGTACTGATGTAAAAACCCAGTAGGGattagacagattttttttttgagtcctTCCAATGGTGCACTTTATGCACATGATTGTGGTTTAGTACACCATTATGTTTGtaatataaacagaaaagtGTTAATTGAAACTTATTAATTTGTCACCAATTGAACCATTGACAACATGCTACCAACAGATTTGGTGTCTTTGCAGAAATTGATCATCGATGAAAAAAAGTTCTATTTGTTTGGAAGAAACCCAGACATTTGTGACTTCACCATTGATCATCAGTCATGTTCTCGTGTCCACGCTGCACTTGTCTACCACAAACACCTAAAGAGGCTTTTTCTCATTGACCTTAACAGCAGTAAGTCTTGACAGGCTTCAGTAGTCCCTGGCATAAAATACTATTATACTTTACTTATAATGCTGCttttctctacacacacaacagcacatgGCACATTTCTTGGACACATTCGCCTTGAGCCCCATAAGCCTCAGCAGGTTCCTATCGACTCTACTATGTCTTTTGGTGCCTCCACACGTGTCTACATCATCCGGGAGAAACCTCAAAGCCAGGCTAATGTGAGTGCAGGAGACAAAGTGGGAGATGACGAGGAACTAAAAGGATTGCTGGGTCTTCCTGAGGAGGAGACTGAGCTGGAGGTGTGTATACCGAAGTAGCCTTTTCACCTTATTTGGAAGCATGGTTAATAGTTTGTTttcaaaatttttattattgtctAATCAGTCGCAATCTCTTTCATGTTCACATCTCTTCTGTACTGCCATGGATCATGAAAGAACTTGACTGAGTTCAACACTGCACACAACAAGCGCATCTCCACTCTTACAATAGAGGAGGGAAATCTGGATATCCAGAGGCCCAAGAGGAGAAGGAAAAGTTCAAGAGTGAGCTTCAATGAAGATGAGGAGATTATCAATCCAGGCAAGTATACTTTTCCCTTAAATATTcctattattactgttatttgtttaatttaaatataagtgaTTAACAGCTCTTAATTTTTCCATTTATCTTTTAACACAGAGGATGTTGACCCCTCTGTTGGACGCTTCCGAAACATGGTGCAAACTGCTGTTGTTCCTTTAAAGGTAAAGTATTGAATTTTGCATGGCTTTTTAATTGATCTGTCAGGAatacaacataaaaatataaaccagAACAAGGTGTGCTGCCTGGTGTGAAGGGCTATTATTGTTACTAACCTCAAGTTTTCCTGTCACAGCATGATCTgagatgtttttattctttttacacCAAAACAATTCGACAGTGTTTACAATTTATCACTTTTTAACTAAGGGAGGGGCAGCATACCATCTCGCAATTTGTTAATCACATTGAAACAAGTGAGTATGATGCCCGTCATGGGTGTATATGACCTCAAGCATGTGATAGGGGGTTAAGAGGTGACCTGGATGGGTGGTTAAAAATAATGGGTGGGACTTggccatgaaataaaaaaggggACAAAAACCTTACATATTGTCATGTTAATGAGAAGCTGGAAAGAATAAAGTTCAGAAAGCATAATAGTACTGTGgtatatgttaataataaaagaaactcattgtatctttttaaatattttccctTTCTTGTTACattaacagaagaaaaaaatggagaGTGGCTATGCTTTAGGGATTAAGGACAGTGTCACACATCATGCACACAGTTTCCCCATGAAAGGCGGGCTGTATGGAGATCTCCCACCTGCCGGCCACGAGGCTCATGCTGCAGGGGGCACCATGCTGGGTGGACTCCCTCTACCCAACCCTGCTCCAGAGGTGGATTTGGACCCAGATCCTCCTCTGCCACCTATTATTCTCAATCCCACTCCTGTCACAGGCCCCTATGCTCCAGAGGGGCTCAGTGAACCCCGCAAGAAGAAGTACGCCAAGGAGGCATGGCCTGGCAAAAAACCCACTCCATCTTTACTCCTCTAGCTGCTGGTTAACCTGGACAATGGCCGTCTCTTGACAGTGGAGCTACTCATGTTTTTATGGATAGATTGtaatttttacttgtatttcCCTCTTTATATAAGTGGCTTAGGAGACATTCCGTTGAAGCAAGGCTCTAGAAAGTAAAAACAATTGGAACGTCTGTGATATGAAATGGTTATTCAACACATATCCTAGGAAGCAATTCCTCAAAACTCTGATGTTCAACGTTAGTCACTAGATGGCAGCCGGACCATATGAAACAATGCATTATGGATCTTAAGAGCTTTACAATAAGGTCCCCTCCTTCTGAACATGtgaaaacactttttaaaaaaaaaaaaaaaaaaaaacaacaacaataacctTGCCGAGAGATCCTTTGTTTTACATATGTAATGTTTTCGGgtatatttttgcttttgtatCTCAAAAACTGTCAGTAAaccttaaaattatttttatcttgTGTTCTTGATTTTTCTGCTGTGCAGCATAAACCAAAACATGATGCTCACTTTACATCCAACTATTAAAATTACCAATGATCTCTAATAAGTGAAACCATATGTTTAGCTAAACAGGTCATTCtgaaaaacatcaaaaaatGACAGATCATATTTATCAGATCATAACCCCATTTCACAAGGGTGCTGTTTTATCAAGCTATATTCAGAGTAACACATTAACTGAGTGAAGTATAACacattcagaaaacaaaataagagaATGCAAGTTAATACAGTTCACACAAAGTACAAAGAACAAATTAAGAACTAAGTACTGTGGCTCTACAccaaacattaaaatacatgACTAGTGCATTTGAAAGTGTTAGAATTTGTAGAATCATTTTGTATACATTATCATTTTGTATACATTATTATGCAGTTTACTAAAATTGAGTGATAAGTAGCTCAGGAGTATTGCCAGGTTTTCAGAATACTTGATGACTTCATGAACATAGTATTAAGATTAGATATAAAGAAAGAttcaattatataattaaattcatGAATGTCAATTAAAATTAGTATATCTTCTCACTTTTCCACTAATTTGATCTTGAGGTGTATACCATTGAGAGATTTGAGGACTAGTCGAGGGACCATCTTTGGAGTATGGTCTGGATCTTTGATGAGAACATACTTCCTCAGTGTCATAGCCACGACCACTTTCAGCTCATTCAAAGCAAAGTTCTGGCCAATGCAGTTCCTGCAAATAATATCAtaaaattaatgtaattaacGAATGAACAGGTGACGACTGATGAAGTGGCAATAAATCTGTTCTTAATGAAAAAATAGTTTATAAAATGTAGGTAAATGTTTTGGAttacattattatcattattatcattactattgaTACAGGTCAATACTAGTATTATCATGTCTTCCCTTTATATTTCaaaattatgtttaattttttttttttatgattaacTAATACTCCACTAACATTTGCTTTGAGACGTCTTATAGCACATTCCTTTTAACTAAGTAACTatctttttaatataattttagatAGACACTTagtaaaattaaatcaaatttaaaaaatgagagGTTAATCCTAGCAGTAGAATCCTAGCAGTAGATTAAAATGAGATTCAAAAACATCATTCCAAGTGATGAATAATTACAATATATCACTGTCTGCACATTCTCagttgaaaaaaacaaaaacaaatactaatACTTGAGGGGGTTGGTTGTCACATGTGACAACCAACCCTGCAAGCTATGTGACAACCATCCCCAACTGACTTCTTGACAAACATGCTAAGCTAGCTGCAACATGGCTTTTACTTGATAGCTAAACACAGAAACTACCCCAACATGAAAATTAACTCTAAcccatgaaaataaaatacaaattgtCTCCTCAACTCAGTGTTTTGTGTCTACTCAGCAAAATTAGAAGTGCAAATGAATAAGCTATGAAAGGCTGACAGATTGATATCAAAATTTTACCACAGCGCCATCTAGTCTGGAATAATCAATGTGACAACCAACCCGTGAGACAACCAGCCCCGGTCTCCCCTACACATTATTGTCCTTGCGTGCCTCTTTAACAGCCAACATGCCATGAAATGCAATGACCATTTTCCAGCTGCTCAGCTGGCTTTATGCTGGCTGATGTTCTCAGCATCACCAACCACATGCAAGGCacattgagcaaggcaccaaacccccaactgctccccgggcgccgcagcataaatggctgcccactgctccgggtgtgtgttcacggtgtgtgtgtgttcactgctgtgtgtgtgcactttggatgggttaaatgcagagaacaaattctgagtatgggtcaccatacttagccgtatgtcacgtcacttatttgACTTTGCAAGTTAGCCAGTTAGTCTAAATGCAAACTTTACTGGGTTGCCACAGAAACCAGCAAGTCTTgatttaagtaaataattacatttctgtGGATAAAGATAAATCAATTGTCCCTCCTTCTGGTAACAGTccatattttacaaaaaaatattgtgtGGATACAAACCTTGGTCCAGCCGAGAAAGGAACAAAGGCATGGGGCGATCGCTTAGCAGCGTTTTCTGGCAGAAATCTCAGTGGATCaaaaacctgtaaaaaaaaaagcacaagacccTTAACACAATAATACAACTACACTTTACCCTTTATGTGCAGaaaatatagtatagtatcatatagtaagaaataattaaatagccTGATTATTTAGATTTACAAATGTGcgaaaaataacaataaaagttgaacctaaagactgcttatgtagCAGCAGATTCTTCAGAAGTTTATACCTTTGGATTCTCCCAGACTGTAGGGTTGTGATGAATCCCATAAATACTTATTCCAATGAGCTGACCTaagcaaagaaaacaacaatgtttttgtttagctAGTATATTCTCTaagattataattttataagtGATTTTTATGCTATTCTCTTTGTGCATGCAGTAGGTCGCAGTACAACAAATAACTTGGTTAATGTTTCACCAGATTATCTCTAAAATAAGGTCATATAAAGTGATTTTGAGAGACAAGTGAAAAATATGATAGCTACTTTGCAGAAGTGCAACTACAACAATTGTCTacttaaataaaatgacatatttTTGTAGAATTTTTTGATTGTTACATTAATGGCATTCAGCAGGCAtcaatcaatgaatacatcaacacTGGTTTACTAGGTTAAACACATTGGATACCACCAGCCAAATACTCTGTTTGGAGGaaatatagcacattaaagcaataaataaaacaaacagggaaaataagggCTAGATTTAGTGTTTAaggaagaagtaggtcttcacccgtcgtTTGAAAAATTGCCATTGAATAGTAATTCCACCGTCTTGATTCCATTacagaaaagagtcttaatgtatacctacctcttaccccgAGAGCTGGTGgtaccagtcaagcagtgctagtAGATTAGAAATAGCTTGGTGCAGTGCGaagagtgataagagctttgggGTAAGAGGTAGCTGGACCacttttggctttgtaggtGAGCATTAgtattttgaatctgatgtgtgcagctactaATTTCTACACACCACAGACTCTAAAGTTTAGACAGAAtggtgtggaaaaacaaaaagaatatcCTCTTTGTAAAAGAGCTTCAGGCTGAAACACTTTGTTGAGAGAGATTAGAGGAGAATGTGTAGACTGGTCTGAGCAAATGAATGTTAACTCAACCAAGCACTCTTTACATTtgtggtgagaagaaaagcatctcagaaaaaAACTaacatcaaacactgacatgaaTGAGCTAAaagagcagaagaccacattaaGTTCTACTCCTgacagccaagaacaagaatccaAAGCTATTATTTTCACACATAAACTAAATGTTTAAAGACGGAAAAAAGACCAAGACCTATCCAGTTTGCATGCCCACTATAGCCTCATTACTGTTCTTGGCTGAACCCAATCTGGTGATCTGCTGTTGTAAGGGTTTGAAGTTTTGATGTAAAAGCTTTGATGTTTTGTACCTTCTGATATGTTATTTTTGCCTACTGTGGTTGTAAAGAGTAATCATTTGAGTTAATGTAGACTTACTAGCAGTTCAAACCAATTTGGCCACTTTCCTTTGATCCTACATAGcaacaaggtgtttccaccATCAGAACTATTGCCCACCATCCAAaaactttagtttttttttttttttacaataatgtGTAAACTATAGACTATTGTGTTTAACCCCTGGAGATTTCCCAGTTTCCCAAATACTCAAATCAACCCATCTGGCACCATTATAGAATTACTTTAGATCTAGGAGGACATAATATCATTATTGTATAATAACAATAGAAAAAACTACCTGCAGAAACTGTTCTTCCATCAAAAAAAGTAATTGGCTGGGCCAACTTTCGTCCCATTCCCGGAACAGGAGGATACATGCGCAGGGATTCCTTAATGCACATTGTGGTGTATGGTATTTTACTGAGGTCCTCCCTAAAATACACAATTAgagacacaaataaaataacaaaaaaaaccccaaaaaaaacagaaatgccaGCAGTAATAATTAAAGACAATGTCTCGGATTGCTGAAGATGGCAATAGGAACATATAATCTATCAATATAAGTTATTTGCTTATAATAATTGAATGTCTAATGTCTTACTAACATCTTAATTATTATGATACCATTCAATATTGTCCTTTCCCTTCAGCACTTGCTGAATCTCCTCTCTGCACTTCTGCTGATGTTCAGGATTGCAGGCCATGCTGTAGAAGATCCATGAGATGCCACTGGCAGTAGTGTCGTGTCCCTCAAACATAAAAGTGTCCACCTCTGCTCGGAGGGCTTCATCTGACAAGCCCTGCTGCTGCTCAtcctataaataataattaaaaaaacagtttgtctccagacattttgtctgtttttatttacttattatattatattgttattattattagtagtattagtagtagtatattgTCATCTTACTGCTTTATATGTAAAAGAGTGGAACTTATATTAAGTGCTACAAATTATGAAAACTGTGCTTAAGATATAATGCTTATTAGTTGAGTATGATTTTCAACAAAAGACATGTATACtatctatatattatttaaacttcatttaaatggtcaaacacacagaaactttGACATGCAATACagtatttttgtcatttaaatcaATGGAACTGTACACCACTGACACCGAgagtaaaatttaaaatattatttaatgagTAATCAACCTAAACCAGTACCCTGCCTAAAAACTCTTAAGCTCAAGCTACAAATGCAACAATTTTCCATTCAAACCACTG harbors:
- the ppp1r8b gene encoding protein phosphatase 1, regulatory subunit 8b isoform X1 gives rise to the protein MMAKNIPAEIPNFDCPSWAGKPPPGLHLDVVKGDKLIEKLIIDEKKFYLFGRNPDICDFTIDHQSCSRVHAALVYHKHLKRLFLIDLNSTHGTFLGHIRLEPHKPQQVPIDSTMSFGASTRVYIIREKPQSQANVSAGDKVGDDEELKGLLGLPEEETELENLTEFNTAHNKRISTLTIEEGNLDIQRPKRRRKSSRVSFNEDEEIINPEDVDPSVGRFRNMVQTAVVPLKKKKMESGYALGIKDSVTHHAHSFPMKGGLYGDLPPAGHEAHAAGGTMLGGLPLPNPAPEVDLDPDPPLPPIILNPTPVTGPYAPEGLSEPRKKKYAKEAWPGKKPTPSLLL
- the ppp1r8b gene encoding protein phosphatase 1, regulatory subunit 8b isoform X2; the encoded protein is MSFGASTRVYIIREKPQSQANVSAGDKVGDDEELKGLLGLPEEETELENLTEFNTAHNKRISTLTIEEGNLDIQRPKRRRKSSRVSFNEDEEIINPEDVDPSVGRFRNMVQTAVVPLKKKKMESGYALGIKDSVTHHAHSFPMKGGLYGDLPPAGHEAHAAGGTMLGGLPLPNPAPEVDLDPDPPLPPIILNPTPVTGPYAPEGLSEPRKKKYAKEAWPGKKPTPSLLL